The Centroberyx gerrardi isolate f3 chromosome 13, fCenGer3.hap1.cur.20231027, whole genome shotgun sequence genome contains the following window.
GATATGTCTTGCAGATGCCCTTTTTTAGTCCTGGTCAAACTTTCAGCGTGATGCCTTGGAGTGATTCTGAGATGCttgataaatacacacacacacccagaggtGTAGCATTGTTTCAGTAAAATCATACACTCTCCCCGACATACCTCGATCAACAGATTCTTTTAATAAATAATACCATCATGAAAACCAAGGAAACAGACCAAAAATTTcagccaaaaaaacccaaaacaaaaacgATTATTCCTCAAGATCTGAATGacatatttttatcttttatatcATTACAGGACCAATTGAACCAATGAAGTAGCCAGCAGCACGTTATACAAAGCCAGATGACAGAATGTGATTGGCGGAGGGGGGAGGCGGGGCGTTGTTGAAAACACCGACGAGTCCAGACTACGAGGTGATTGGCTGGGGAGCGGGGAGGTGggcggagggaagggaggggtaAAGGGTCGCAACGGCGGTAACCTAGTCCATGAACCCCCCATACCTCTTCTGTAGCTCGCTGCCGTCCTCCCAGGCTCGTTTCAGGACCCCCCCACCGCTCTTGCCGTCGTCCACCAGCCACTCGGGCCGGCCCACGCGCCTCATGAACCCCCCGTAGCGCTTCTTCAGCCCCCGGCCCAGCACCGCCTCCAGCAGGTCAGCCTGCGCCTCCCCTCCGGCCCGACGCATGAAGCCTCCATACCGCTTCGCCGCCTCGCCTACCGGACCGCCGCCCTCGCCCCCGTGCTCGGCCTCGGCGTTGAGGATCTTTAAGATCTCCAGGCGAAcgttttcctcctcttcctggttCCCAGAATCCTCTAGCGCCCCctgcggggaggaggaggaagaagagcggCGGGACATGAAGCCGCCGTAGCGCTTCATGAAGCCGCCGTACTTCTTAGCCAGCTGGTGCTCCGGTGAGGTCGCTTCATCGGCGGCGGCGGCCACGCCCCCTGCCACTTCCTGTTCCTGCTGTTGTCCGAGGTCGTTGTCAAGGGCGATGTGGTTTTCCTCGTCCAGTAGGACGTCCCGGCAGAGGCGGAGTTTCCGGCTGTCCAACCCGCCCTCGCACTCCAGCGAGCAtgtctggaaaaataaaaatgattatgACATTATTACTGCCAACATCATCATGCCAATATCGATACCAATATTTTctgattgaagctgccaatagctgatattttgtctCAATATTTgctatctttaaatgtgactaCTTTCACACCAAAAAATTCCCAAAGAATTCcaagtattcaatgtttccccagaattgtattcttgtcagagtggaaaagcctctgaaacagcattttgaccatgggacactaaaattctccactgaaacccaggataatcataataagaataataacaaCACTAATGTCTGGCCAATATCTAATTTTCAATAAAAGGCCTGTCTGATATACGTGTCTCACCCTACGCCCCACTTCTGGCTTTGTGTACATAGTGATTCGCTGGATAAAGGATTTCTTTCAAACTTCACTCTACAAATTATCTGAGCTTTTGGATAAGTGCTTTTGGATAAGTGGCTGGTATGTGACAGCTAAGCATGAGGATTACATGGATTTTGAGGCTGTAgaaggtttgtttacatgtattttgaggtaTGATGGGTTGAGAAAAAAAGGTTATTTTCCAACAAATTCCTTAAGAACCAGAGTGGGTGCAccccaaaacaaatcaaataaatcatCGTGGTTTGTATCATACTAACATAAAACTCATATGGATATTTTAACAAACATTAAGGCTATACATATTTGTGTGCTGGGGACacgtttttttaattttttgccttttatgtCCAAGGTCTGATCCTCCCATATCGTTCTAAATAAGGAGAAATCAAATTCTAAGTGTTTTTTCACTGTCAAACACATCTTTTGCCGATGGGACTTATTCCATGGGTCATCTGTTGTTatagttattgttattattgtcttGCTTGTCTGTGCTAGCCATGTTCATTTATATTGAACCAATAAAGGTCTTTGAATCGTAACTTAAattgagatgagagagagagagagagagagagagagagagagagagagagagagagagagagagagagattttaaggACCAATTCTATTACCAGAAACTCAATCTGCCATGTCTATCTTCTCTTTTGGCCATAGGACAGGCAGATTGTGTAATCTCACAAGAGGAATTGGTGACCTATGCCAAATAATTTATCTATCAGTCAGTACTTCAGTGGATATAAGAGGTCTTAGAAGTGTTGGTGGTAAATGATAATGGATGCAGGAACCTCACCATAGCTTAAGGTTCAGAGAACtgtatggaagcccatttcTGCCACctggcacatttttttttttctcatcaagTGAGATTTGTTTCTCAATATTATGACTTATCTCATAGTTAGGAGATATTtgaaaatttctgttttttttaacaggctTCCATAGAACTGACAGTGAGGATTACAAAGACTACACAAGACAAAATGTAGTAAAAGAGGAGAGATTACAACAGTCAACAGATGGTTTGGGGAGAACAGAAAAGCCCATTTCAAACATCAACTGCATCCCTCATTTATTCCCTCTGCGCCCGTGAAAAACACCAAGTCCCCCTTTAGAACATCTGTCCCACTGTTTCTTACCACAGTACACCTAATGGAACAAGCCCGCTCAGCCCTGTAAAAGCTATCTGTTCCACTCATCCAAGCCATCTTTAAGCCATGTGAGTCTATCTAACCCCACTGGCTGGGGGTATGACTTGACTAGAGGCATCTATTTGCCCCGGGGGGCCAATAAAATCTGCTCCCAACCTCATATCTGTCATTGGATTTCACTTATTCGGGGGCCATTGGAAATTCCTATTTGATAACACAGGGGAGGGGGTTCTTGCTGAGCTTTCAGCGCCGCAGGCTTATGATGATAGAATTAATGAGCAGGAAAATTGAATCAAGGACATATTGGTgcctggggtgtgtgtgtgtgtgtgtgtgtgtgttaacagcaACGTCCTCTGGTGGCCATGGATGGGCAAGTATACAATTCCAGATTGTGTACAGATACAAGTACAGGGTATAAGGATGCGACAGGGAAGAAGGAGATTCCCCTTAAAATTGACCATTTGTGTCTCTTTTTCCCGACAATGTCATCACTTTTCGCTCATTCCTGACAATAACAGCCTTCCCACTGGTCATAAAATATCATAAAATTGTGATAAGTGTAAAAAATTCAGGGAATTTGATACATTCTCTGGGGAAAGTTGAGGAATAGCAGTGAAttttacaaatggaaactagACGCATTGCCCCTTTAGTCACGGAAGACTTGacttatggaaagtcatggaaaagtcatggaattttatcATCACCATTAAAATCCACTTGTCTTTTCATTAAaaccctccttccttccctttgtTTCTAGGTTGGATCTACTCTCTATTACCTCTATTTCTATAAGACTATGAGTATAGTTCTGTCTGAATATGAGTATAGTCAACAttcaattttcacaataatagaaCATTTCCGTCCTTTTAATCAGTTACTGCTCATTAAATAAGCGTACAGAATAtgggaaaatgattttctcaagtgtgtgtgtgtgtgtgtgtgtgtgtgtgcgtgcatggaGGGAGCGTGGGAGGTGGCTGTGCGTGAGTGAATGgaggagaaagaatgagagagaaagggagcgactgagagagagggagaaatctTTATAACTTAAGATTACATAACATcatgcaaaaaaacaataaaaaatcaaTGATGAGCTACAATGTAAAGTATCCGAAATATAAACTCAAAACAGCAGGTTCCTCGCTTACAAACAAGTTTGATGCAGCAACGTCTGAATcataaatttgtgtttttgctttttccCTTTGATGTTTACAGAGTGATATTAGCATTATTACTGTCATCTAAAACCTAAGGATGGTGTGATACAAATGAgaagagagcaaaggagaggaaagcaaagcaagagaaagtagagaaggagaggtgaggagaggaggagtggaggaaaggaatgcacagaaggagagaagagaggagagggggaaaggagagggagaaggaattgaaaggaatggaaagaatagaaggaaaggagagggcaGTGAAGGAAACAATAAGGAAAGGaatagaaaagaggaggaaaggaagggaaggagaggaaagggggagagaagaggaaaagaatggaaagaataaaaggaaaggagaaaggagtgggagtaaaggaaaaaagaaaggaaaggaaaagaaaagaggacgAAAGGAAAGTAACGtacagaaggaaagaaaaggaaatgaatggaacaTAAGGAAGGAAATtaaatgagagaaaacaaaggcaaggaaaggaaagaaggaaaggagagtaAAGGAAGGGAGCGAAGgaaagcaga
Protein-coding sequences here:
- the LOC139918205 gene encoding proenkephalin-A-like encodes the protein MAATAHASCVWMLVLGACVSLAVGTDCGKECALCVYRLLGQQSGFSSLTCSLECEGGLDSRKLRLCRDVLLDEENHIALDNDLGQQQEQEVAGGVAAAADEATSPEHQLAKKYGGFMKRYGGFMSRRSSSSSSPQGALEDSGNQEEEENVRLEILKILNAEAEHGGEGGGPVGEAAKRYGGFMRRAGGEAQADLLEAVLGRGLKKRYGGFMRRVGRPEWLVDDGKSGGGVLKRAWEDGSELQKRYGGFMD